From Rhinatrema bivittatum chromosome 5, aRhiBiv1.1, whole genome shotgun sequence, the proteins below share one genomic window:
- the LOC115091831 gene encoding potassium voltage-gated channel subfamily E member 3-like: protein MPADTQSEKLAADGLYENLQYMLSALNRTLNSLHCQRDQSVNRTESPEDVAPGKDDYAYLYILFVMFLFAVTVGSLILGYTRSKKVEKRSDPYHQYIKSKRISVL from the coding sequence ATGCCTGCGGACACGCAGAGCGAGAAGCTGGCGGCGGACGGCCTGTACGAGAATCTCCAGTACATGCTGAGCGCCTTGAACAGGACGCTGAACAGCCTGCACTGCCAGCGAGATCAAAGCGTCAATCGGACGGAGTCCCCTGAGGACGTGGCCCCCGGCAAGGACGACTACGCCTACTTGTACATCCTCTTCGTGATGTTTCTCTTCGCCGTGACTGTGGGCAGCTTGATCCTGGGCTACACCAGGTCGAAGAAGGTGGAGAAAAGGAGCGACCCCTACCACCAGTACATTAAGAGCAAGCGGATATCTGTGCTCTGA